A window of Thermodesulfobacteriota bacterium contains these coding sequences:
- a CDS encoding cytochrome c-type biogenesis protein CcmH codes for MTLTNTKKYSGIITLALTVLFLFSASALADEKSLDDRVNEIAYLLMCPVCQGQSVAESNSNLANDMRQIIRKQLEEGKTNQEVIDYFVKRYGDSILASPPKKGINWLLWVMPGMAVVLGAVGIALFLHKSKRPGDDVEFIPAAPGEESESEYLKKVDEELKKYE; via the coding sequence ATGACGTTAACGAACACGAAGAAATATAGTGGCATCATCACTCTGGCGCTGACCGTGCTGTTCCTCTTTTCCGCCTCCGCCCTTGCCGACGAGAAGAGCCTAGACGACAGGGTTAACGAGATTGCCTATCTCCTCATGTGCCCCGTATGTCAGGGGCAGAGCGTCGCCGAGTCGAACTCGAACCTTGCGAACGACATGCGGCAGATAATAAGGAAGCAGCTCGAAGAAGGGAAGACCAACCAGGAAGTGATCGACTACTTCGTAAAACGCTACGGCGACTCCATACTCGCGTCGCCCCCGAAAAAGGGGATAAACTGGCTCCTCTGGGTAATGCCCGGTATGGCGGTCGTCCTGGGCGCGGTGGGTATCGCGCTCTTCCTTCATAAGTCCAAACGGCCCGGGGACGACGTCGAATTCATTCCGGCGGCGCCCGGGGAAGAATCCGAAAGCGAGTATTTAAAGAAGGTGGACGAGGAGCTCAAGAAGTACGAGTGA
- a CDS encoding TlpA disulfide reductase family protein, translated as MRIINSIIKYTVLAVILIILAVLGYALFGERDITKTSPLVGKEAPPFTIKLYDGKRISSEELKGKTVLLNFWASWCIPCRQEAPALEEAWQKYKDRDVVFIGVNVWDDNENAMSYMERFGGQYPHGIDPEEEIQVDFGIGGVPETYFIDETGRIRDKYNGPLTGEIIDYYLERAMKPGEAETS; from the coding sequence ATGAGAATAATTAATTCTATCATCAAATATACCGTTCTCGCGGTCATCCTGATAATTTTGGCCGTTCTTGGATATGCGCTCTTCGGTGAGAGGGACATCACGAAGACTTCGCCCCTCGTCGGAAAGGAGGCCCCTCCGTTCACGATAAAGCTTTACGACGGAAAGAGAATTTCCTCGGAGGAGCTCAAGGGAAAGACAGTGCTCCTCAACTTCTGGGCGTCGTGGTGCATCCCCTGCCGCCAGGAGGCCCCGGCCCTCGAAGAAGCGTGGCAGAAGTACAAGGACAGGGACGTCGTATTCATCGGCGTCAACGTCTGGGACGACAACGAGAACGCCATGTCGTACATGGAGAGGTTCGGCGGGCAATATCCCCACGGTATAGACCCCGAAGAGGAGATACAGGTAGACTTCGGTATAGGAGGGGTGCCCGAGACATACTTTATCGACGAGACGGGCAGGATACGGGACAAGTACAACGGCCCGCTCACGGGCGAAATAATCGATTATTACCTCGAAAGGGCCATGAAGCCCGGCGAGGCCGAGACTTCATAG